A region of Lycium barbarum isolate Lr01 chromosome 3, ASM1917538v2, whole genome shotgun sequence DNA encodes the following proteins:
- the LOC132634372 gene encoding histidine-containing phosphotransfer protein 4-like, giving the protein MERNNHLRRQVANLRQSLFDQGYLDEQFIELEELQDDANPNFVEEVVTSFYKDSARLIHSIDQALEKQPPDFAKLDNSMYQFTGSSSSIGAKKVKTECTQFREYCRAGNVEGCKRTFLQLKGEYAVLRKKLEVYFQYARQAGPIETASSRAK; this is encoded by the exons ATGGAAAGAAATAATCACTTGCGTCGGCAAGTTGCCAACCTTAGGCAGTCTCTTTTCGATCAg GGATATCTTGACGAGCAATTCATTGAGTTGGAAGAGCTACAAGATGATGCTAATCCTAATTTCGTGGAGGAAGTTGTCACTTCGTTTTATAAAGATTCAGCTCGTTTAATCCATAGCATTGACCAGGCACT GGAAAAACAACCTCCTGATTTTGCAAAGCTAGACAACTCTATGTACCAATTCACGGGCAGTAGTTCAAG TATTGGAGCCAAGAAGGTCAAAACTGAATGTACGCAGTTCAGGGAATACTGCCGAGCCGGAAATGTGGAAGG ATGCAAGAGAACTTTCCTGCAATTAAAGGGAGAATATGCTGTACTCAGGAAGAAGCTAGAAGTTTATTTTCAG TATGCAAGACAAGCTGGACCAATTGAGACTGCGTCGTCCCGAGCAAAGTAA
- the LOC132633415 gene encoding protein PAF1 homolog: MASYRPFPPPPPPPPSQSSYVPPPPPPQNQNPNNNQSQYSQNWGGYSGVNDGSSYTQNYQHHHPGYVPPPPPPSRNQYPPPPPPPLDSSYPPPPPPSGQPPPPPPPMYYPPPPPPPTQPPSPPPPPKEIRHSGGEKRRESGHGGSRSKQVPPLPVKKGSRVESEEERRIRKKRELEKQRHDEKHRQQLKESQNRVLQKTQMLASGVKGHGSISASHMADRRTAPLLSGERTENRLKKPTTFLCKLKFRNELPDPTAQPKLLKLRRDPDRFTKYQITSLEKNHKPELYVEPDLGIPLDLLDLSVYNPPKGVKIPLAPEDEELLRDDDVVTPVKKDGIKKKERPTDKGVSWLVKTQYISPLSTDAAKQSLTEKQAKDLRENRGGRNILENLNNRERQIQEIKASFEACKSRPIHATNRRLQPVKVQPLFPDFDRIEDPFVLANFDSAPTADSETYSKLDKTVRDAYESQAIMKSFAASTADPDKPDKFLAYMVPAPNELMKDMYDENEDISYSWVREYQWDVRGDDKDDPSTYVVAFGETEAHYVPLPTKLVLRKKRAREGKSNDEVEHFPVPSRVTVRKRPTAAAIELKEEGGYTMALKGGVSSFKRGRISHEDAVGEQQNDMHDGDQDQSSGGEYDMSD, translated from the exons ATGGCTTCGTATAGGCCAtttccaccaccaccaccaccgccaCCATCTCAGTCAAGTTATgttccaccaccaccaccacctcaAAATCAAAACCCTAATAATAATCAAAGCCAATACTCTCAAAATTGGGGGGGTTACAGTGGTGTAAATGATGGATCTTCTTATACACAGAATTATCAACACCACCACCCTGGTTATGTTCCACCACCTCCTCCTCCATCAAGAAACCAATATCcaccccctcccccacccccttTGGATTCATCGTATCCGCCCCCACCACCGCCTTCCGGGCAGCCCCCTCCACCCCCACCACCAATGTactacccacccccacccccaccacctaCTCAACCACCCTCCCCACCACCACCCCCTAAGGAAATTAGGCATAGTGGAGGAGAGAAAAGGCGAGAATCGGGGCATGGTGGTAGTAGGTCTAAACAGGTTCCACCATTGCCTGTGAAAAAGGGTAGTAGAGTTGAGAGTGAGGAAGAGAGGAGGATAAGGAAGAAGAGAGAATTAGAAAAGCAAAGGCATGATGAGAAACATAGGCAGCAATTGAAAGAATCACAGAATAGGGTGTTGCAGAAAACACAAATGTTGGCGTCCGGTGTGAAGGGTCATGGGTCGATTAGCGCATCGCATATGGCTGATAGAAGAACTGCCCCTTTGTTAAGTGGTGAGAGGACTGAAAACCGGTTGAAGAAGCCGACCACATTTCTTTGCAAGTTAAA ATTCAGAAATGAATTACCAGATCCGACAGCGCAACCAAAGCTTTTGAAATTAAGAAGAGACCCAGATCG ATTTACGAAATACCAAATCACCTCATTGGAGAAAAATCACAAGCCTGAACTATATGTTGAACCAGACCTTGGAATTCCGCTTGACCTTCTTGATCTCAGTGTATACAA TCCTCCCAAGGGTGTAAAGATACCGCTTGCTCCAGAAGATGAAGAGTTGTTGCGTGATGACGATGTTGTAACCCCCGTCAAGAAAGATGGCATAAAAAAGAAGGAAAGGCCAACTGACAAAGGTGTTTCTTGGCTGGTCAAAACACAATACATCTCCCCTCTTAGCACAGATGCAGCAAAACAG TCTCTGACTGAGAAGCAAGCTAAAGATTTGCGAGAAAACAGAGGTGGCCGCAACATCTTGGAGAATCTTAACAATAG AGAGAGACAAATCCAGGAGATCAAGGCTTCTTTTGAGGCATGCAAGTCACGGCCCATTCATGCGACCAATCGCAGATTGCAGCCTGTCAAAGTCCAGCCACTTTTTCCCGACTTTGATCG GATTGAAGACCCATTTGTGCTTGCGAATTTCGATAGTGCTCCAACTGCTGATTCAGAAACCTACAGCAAGTTGGACAAAACTGTTCGTGATGCATATGAATCACAG GCCATTATGAAAAGCTTTGCCGCTTCAACTGCAGATCCAGATAAACCGGACAAATTTCTGGCATATATGGTCCCTGCACCAAATGAG CTCATGAAGGATATGTATGATGAAAATGAGGATATCTCATACTCTTGGGTTCGGGAGTATCAGTGGGAT GTACGAGGTGATGACAAAGATGATCCTTCTACATATGTTGTGGCGTTTGGTGAAACAGAGGCCCATTACGTG CCTCTTCCAACAAAGCTTGTTTTGAGGAAAAAGAGAGCTAGAGAAGGAAAATCAAATGATGAAGTTGAACATTTCCCAGTTCCCTCAAGAGTAACAGTAAGGAAGAGACCAACAGCTGCTGCCATTGAACTAAAAGAAGAAGGG GGTTATACAATGGCTTTGAAGGGGGGTGTTTCAAGTTTTAAGAGAGGAAGAATCAGTCATGAAGATGCTGTCGGTGAACAACAGAACGATATGCATGATGGTGATCAAGATCAATCTAGTGGTGGCGAGTACGATATGTCTGATTGA